A part of Fusarium graminearum PH-1 chromosome 3, whole genome shotgun sequence genomic DNA contains:
- a CDS encoding glucoamylase precursor, whose product MYFVSTALLFGSFALQSVLGRPALQERQSSLDSFIKSESSVAIEQLLCNIGSDGCHSQGVASGVVIASPDTDDPDYFFTWTRDAALVFKYVIDRFINQYDAGLQIKIQQYIASQAKLQGVSNPSGSLSDGSGLGEAKYEVDLSPFTGGWGRPQRDGPALRATAIITYANWLIDNGYTSTASDIVWPVVRNDLNYVAQYWNQTGFDLWEEVKGSSFFTTASQYRALTEGAALAKKLGKPGDNYAAIAPQALCFLQTYWIPSGKYVDSNINVNDGRTGKDANSILTSIHNFDPSLSCDAATFQPCSDKALANHKAVTDSFRSWNINKGISQGSAVSVGRYIEDVYYNGNPWYLATLAAAEQLYDALYVWKQKGSITVSDVSLSFFKDLVSGISTGTYASDSATFKSITDAVSKYADGYVSIVQKYVGDNGALAEQFDKNNGRPLSATDLTWSYAAFLSAADRRAGIVPPSWASGAAAVPQQCGTQTVAGSYSLATATSFPPSQTPKGGAPSPTGTQPSTSPTASPTSCPIATSVAVTFVETVTTNFGETIKIVGNIPALGNWDTSKAVALSASDYTSSNPVWKATISLTAGQDIQYKYINVKKDGSVTWEKDPNRTYTVPKTCATKATKTDKWQS is encoded by the exons ATGTACTTCGTTTCTACCGCTCTCCTCTTCGGCTCCTTCGCTTTACAAAGTGTCCTGGGCCGACCGGCTTTACAAGAACGACAATCTTCTCTTGATTCCTTTATCAAGTCCGAGAGTTCGGTTGCTATTGAGCAACTCCTCTGCAATATCGGTTCTGATGGTTGTCACTCCCAGGGTGTTGCTTCTGGTGTTGTTATTGCATCTCCAGATACCGATGACCCTGACT ACTTCTTCACTTGGACTAGAGATGCTGCTCTTGTCTTCAAGTATGTTATAGATAGGTTCATCAACCAATACGACGCTGGTTTGCAGATAAAGATTCAGCAATACATCGCAtctcaagccaagcttcagggAGTCTCTAACCCTTCTGGATCCCTTTCCGACGGCTCTGGTCTAGGAGAAGCCAAATACGAGGTTGATCTCAGCCCCTTTACTGGTGGTTGGG GCCGACCCCAGCGAGATGGCCCAGCTCTTCGAGCCACTGCCATAATCACTTATGCTAACTGGTTGATCGATAATGGATACACTTCCACCGCTTCTGACATTGTTTGGCCTGTTGTTCGTAACGATCTTAACTATGTAGCCCAATACTG GAACCAAACCGGCTTCGACTTGTGGGAGGAGGTCAAGGGAAGTTCATTCTTTACAACTGCTTCTCAATACCGAG CTCTTACTGAGGGCGCCGCtctggccaagaagctgggAAAGCCAGGAGACAACTATGCCGCTATCGCACCCCAGGCCCTTTGCTTCTTGCAAACCTACTGGATTCCCTCTGGCAAATATGTTGATTCCAACA TTAATGTCAACGATGGACGTACTGGAAAGGACGCAAACAGTATCCTCACATCTATTCACAACTTCGACCCTTCTCTGAGCTGCGATGCCGCCACTTTCCAACCCTGCAGTGACAAGGCACTCGCCAACCACAAGGCTGTCACCGATTCTTTCCGCTCATGGAATATCAACAAGGGTATCTCACAGGGAAGTGCCGTATCTGTTGGAAGATACATCGAAGATGTCTACTACAACGGTAACCCCTGGTACCTTGCCACCCTCGCCGCGGCCGAACAACTCTACGATGCGCTTTATGTCTGGAAGCAAAAGGGATCCATCACTGTTAGCGACGTTTCTCTCTCGTTCTTCAAGGATCTTGTCTCTGGAATCTCCACTGGTACTTACGCTAGCGACTCTGCTACCTTCAAGAGCATCACCGATGCCGTCTCCAAGTATGCCGATGGATATGTGAGCATCGTCCAGAAGTATGTTGGTGACAACGGCGCCTTGGCAGAGCagtttgacaagaacaacgGACGTCCCCTTTCTGCCACGGACCTGACCTGGTCGTACGCCGCTTTCCTCTCTGCAGCTGACCGCCGAGCCGGTATTGtccctccttcttgggcgaGTGGCGCAGCTGCTGTTCCTCAGCAGTGTGGAACCCAGACCGTTGCAGGCTCATACTCGCTCGCCACTGCTACCTCGTTCCCACCATCGCAGACACCCAAGGGTGGTGCTCCATCCCCCACAGGCACTCAGCCTTCGACTTCACCTACTGCTTCACCTACTTCTTGTCCTATCGCAACTTCAGTTGCTGTCACCTTTGTTGAGACAGTTACCACCAACTTCGGCGAGACCATCAAGATTGTTGGCAATATCCCCGCTCTTGGTAACTGGGACACTTCGAAGGCTGTTGCTCTGAGTGCCTCTGACTACACCTCTTCCAACCCCGTGTGGAAGGCAACCATCTCTCTCACTGCTGGACAAGATATCCAGTACAAGTACATCAATGTTAAGAAGGATGGTTCAGTCACCTGGGAGAAGGACCCTAACCGCACGTACACTGTTCCCAAGACATGCGCTACAAAGGCCACTAAGACGGATAAGTGGCAGTCTTAA
- a CDS encoding ornithine carbamoyltransferase, producing MKTSTFRIARGAAAGLQKRAYTKATTAPRHLMTIADLTPTEFANLVRDANTRKIAVKGGAPASYLNAGLAGKTVAMMFSKRSTRTRVSTEAAVTMLGGHPMFLGKDDIQLGVISSMTSCMVARVGPHSDVATLAKHSSVPVINALSDDFHPLQTIADFLTLAETFPASTSKGATLGLNGLKVAWVGDANNVLFDLAIGCVKMGVDISVAAPKGYEIPDAMRQLITSAGDGLSSPGKLIETNVPEEAVKDANVLVTDTWVSMGQEADTQKRLKDFAGFQITNDLAKRGGAKADWKFMHCLPRHPEEVADEVFYSPRSLVFPEAENRLWAALSALEGFVVNKGKF from the exons ATGAAGACTTCAACTTTCCGAATCGCTCGAGGAGCCGCTGCGGGCCTTCAAAAGCGAGCCTATACGAAGGCTACGACGGCACCACGGCATCTTATGACAATTGCTGATCTCACTCCTACTGAGTTCGCAAACCTCGTTCGTGATGCTAACACTCGGAAAATCGCCGTCAAGGGTGGAGCTCCTGCTAGCTACCTGAatgctggtcttgctggtAAGACTGTAGCTATGATGTTCAGCAAGCGCAGTACTCGTACCCGAGTTTCTACTGAAGCTGCCGTCACAATGCTCGGTGGTCATCCTATGTTTCTGGGCAAGGACGACATTCAGTTGGGT GTCATTTCATCCATGACCTCCTGTATGGTTGCCCGCGTTGGCCCTCATTCTGATGTCGCTACTCTGGCCAAGCACTCAAGTGTCCCTGTCATAAATGCTCTGTCTGATGACTTTCACCCTCTTCAGACTATTGCCGACTTCCTGACTCTTGCTGAGACTTTCCCTGCATCTACTTCTAAGGGGGCTACTCTGGGTCTGAATGGCCTCAAGGTTGCCTGGGTTGGCGATGCTAACAACGTTCTTTTCGATCTTGCCATTGGCTGCGTCAAGATGGGTGTTGACATTTCAGTCGCTGCTCCCAAAGGATATGAGATCCCCGACGCTATGAGGCAGCTCATCACCTCCGCCGGTGACGGCCTTTCCTCGCCCGGCAAGCTTATCGAGACAAATGTTCCCGAGGAGGCCGTTAAGGATGCCAATGTTCTGGTCACGGATACCTGGGTCTCCATGGGCCAAGAAGCTGATACCCAGAAGCGTCTCAAGGACTTTGCTGGATTCCAAATCACTAATGACCTAGCTAAGCGAGGAGGTGCCAAGGCTGACTGGAAGTTTATGCACTGCTTGCCCCGCCACCCTGAGGAGGTTGCCGACGAGGTCTTCTACAGC